The following proteins come from a genomic window of Candidatus Methylomirabilis lanthanidiphila:
- a CDS encoding Polysaccharide biosynthesis protein, with product MTTPHTEIKSSRIGQLLSGSGLYMFGNVVRRSFSLITMPLFTRYLSTSGYGILSIVGVVQHMLEVFYEMGMGSASTRFYYDCREERERKVLFGTLLLLSLGATLVLTLLLLATGEWLWGVVGKDIPFFPYIVLTIGTVFLGNITVLAYALFRVENQAARFLRLSLIQTILTVLLAVLFVVWLGLGPLGPVLATFIITMAFFGVYGYALRGHVNLVFRWLLAGQALAFGLPEIPLRWGNWALKVADRLILQHLTSLSVVAIYSVGYSVSKIPFDMVVKAIDWALVPFFYATATKESEGRSKAIFSRIATYNVAMIAGLGLGTVLFGRELIEILASAKYAEAEAVVPIIVAASFLQALFDIPSKGIYLQRKTGYLLPLFTIPAALNIGLNFVLIPRFGMMGAAWATLVCYAVMIVLTLTISQRIYYIPYEYVRISKVILGACMLATFGSLASEVPFLTRIAVKTTLLMAFPLGLYVIGFFEDTEIGWVRDRITGLVQEWAGSSR from the coding sequence ATGACGACGCCGCACACAGAGATCAAATCTTCGAGAATCGGGCAACTGCTCAGCGGCTCAGGCCTCTATATGTTCGGTAACGTGGTGCGGCGTTCCTTCTCGCTGATCACGATGCCGCTTTTTACCCGTTATCTCTCCACCTCCGGCTATGGGATCCTGTCGATCGTGGGAGTTGTGCAACACATGCTGGAGGTCTTCTACGAGATGGGTATGGGCTCAGCCTCGACCCGGTTCTACTACGACTGTCGCGAGGAGCGCGAGCGGAAGGTCCTCTTTGGCACGCTCCTTCTCTTGTCGCTTGGTGCGACCCTGGTGCTGACCCTCTTATTGCTCGCTACAGGGGAGTGGCTCTGGGGGGTCGTCGGCAAAGACATTCCCTTCTTTCCGTACATCGTACTTACCATCGGCACAGTCTTTTTGGGAAACATCACGGTTCTGGCGTACGCGCTCTTCAGGGTGGAGAACCAGGCCGCGCGGTTTCTTCGCCTCAGCCTGATCCAGACGATCCTGACGGTGTTGTTGGCGGTGCTGTTCGTCGTCTGGCTGGGGCTCGGTCCGTTGGGGCCCGTCTTGGCGACATTCATCATCACGATGGCCTTCTTTGGAGTGTACGGCTACGCGCTCCGGGGACATGTGAACCTCGTGTTTCGCTGGCTTCTCGCCGGACAGGCGTTGGCATTCGGCCTTCCGGAAATCCCGCTCCGTTGGGGCAATTGGGCGTTAAAGGTGGCTGATCGTCTGATCTTGCAACACCTTACGTCGCTCTCGGTCGTGGCCATCTATTCGGTGGGCTATTCCGTAAGCAAGATCCCCTTCGACATGGTGGTGAAGGCGATCGACTGGGCCCTCGTGCCCTTCTTTTATGCGACCGCAACGAAGGAGTCGGAAGGCCGCTCGAAGGCGATCTTTTCTCGGATAGCGACGTACAACGTCGCTATGATAGCAGGTCTGGGGTTGGGAACGGTGCTGTTTGGTCGTGAGCTGATCGAGATCCTCGCTTCGGCCAAATATGCGGAGGCGGAGGCGGTCGTTCCTATTATTGTCGCCGCATCGTTCCTTCAGGCACTGTTCGACATCCCCAGCAAGGGCATTTACCTGCAAAGGAAGACCGGCTATCTCCTCCCCCTTTTTACCATCCCGGCCGCCCTGAACATCGGCTTGAACTTCGTGCTCATCCCTCGATTCGGCATGATGGGGGCGGCCTGGGCAACGCTTGTGTGTTACGCCGTCATGATTGTCCTGACTCTTACGATCTCCCAGCGGATCTACTATATCCCGTATGAGTACGTACGGATAAGCAAGGTCATCCTCGGAGCCTGCATGCTCGCCACGTTCGGCAGCCTCGCCTCTGAGGTCCCTTTTCTGACGCGAATCGCTGTGAAGACAACCCTGTTGATGGCGTTCCCACTCGGCCTGTACGTGATAGGGTTCTTTGAGGATACGGAGATTGGGTGGGTACGGGACCGGATCACGGGGCTGGTTCAGGAATGGGCCGGGTCTAGCCGATGA
- a CDS encoding Dolichyl-phosphate-mannose-protein mannosyltransferase, whose amino-acid sequence MPAVNIFSVSNPGARWDRRLLWILGVGAIVRLVLLFLLGDLELWMDEEQYQEIAVNLTEGRGFALHGQPTSWRPPLYPFILSGLYMLAGTTHPVVARAFQAILSLLNTLVVYLLGRRLFGERAGLWGALLFTVYPSFLLYNNHLLTEMLFTFLLTATAYCFAAYLAGSRLPLLAASGVALGLAVLTRDIVWPMVGVMALLVGYVTRPGFTRWIWHSGVLLLSFLVVITPWVIRNSRVQGTFTLIATNGGLVFFEGNYEHTPLDRPWRSHALEPELKVRRLLPTGLTEGERQSIAFRKGLEFIRDHPGLTFRRAVIKAANVWGLERELVGVLLKGGYGRPGKGAVLLITAAIFGVYALTVLSGMAGLCFGLAQPGAGRAFHLFFAALVVLVTLAHALAFGHPRYHLPLIPLFSVYAAHAWTIRQELWNGRRSWAFKAASLLAGLLFTVWVREILFVEFERFVAGLGGTL is encoded by the coding sequence ATGCCTGCGGTGAACATATTCTCGGTTAGCAATCCAGGTGCGCGATGGGATCGCCGCCTGCTCTGGATTCTTGGCGTCGGGGCGATCGTCCGTCTGGTCCTCCTTTTCTTGTTGGGGGACCTGGAGCTCTGGATGGATGAGGAACAGTATCAAGAGATCGCGGTCAACCTGACCGAAGGACGGGGATTCGCCTTACACGGGCAGCCGACCTCCTGGCGTCCTCCCCTCTATCCGTTTATCCTGTCAGGGCTCTACATGCTGGCGGGTACGACTCACCCTGTCGTTGCGCGGGCTTTTCAGGCCATCCTTAGTCTATTGAACACGCTCGTCGTCTACCTGCTTGGCCGAAGGCTTTTCGGAGAGCGGGCCGGTCTCTGGGGGGCGCTCCTCTTCACCGTCTATCCCTCTTTCCTGTTGTACAACAACCATCTTCTGACCGAGATGCTGTTCACCTTTCTCCTGACAGCAACGGCCTATTGTTTCGCGGCGTATCTTGCCGGCAGTCGCCTCCCGCTCCTTGCCGCCTCCGGTGTGGCGCTGGGCCTTGCAGTTTTAACGAGGGACATCGTCTGGCCGATGGTGGGTGTGATGGCCCTGCTTGTCGGGTACGTCACCCGTCCGGGCTTCACCAGATGGATATGGCATAGCGGAGTGCTTCTCCTTTCCTTCCTGGTCGTTATCACGCCATGGGTGATTCGGAACAGCCGCGTTCAGGGAACGTTCACGCTTATTGCAACCAACGGGGGCCTCGTCTTTTTCGAAGGGAACTATGAGCATACCCCGCTGGATCGGCCGTGGCGCTCCCACGCCCTCGAACCGGAGTTGAAAGTGAGGCGCCTGCTCCCCACGGGCCTGACTGAAGGGGAGCGGCAGAGTATCGCCTTCCGGAAGGGGCTCGAGTTCATTCGAGATCATCCGGGGTTAACCTTTCGCCGCGCGGTGATCAAGGCGGCAAATGTCTGGGGTCTCGAACGGGAATTGGTAGGAGTGCTGTTGAAAGGAGGGTATGGCAGGCCTGGAAAGGGAGCGGTGTTGTTGATCACCGCGGCGATCTTTGGCGTCTATGCCTTGACGGTTCTCAGCGGGATGGCGGGGCTCTGTTTTGGTCTGGCCCAGCCCGGAGCGGGGCGGGCCTTTCATCTCTTTTTCGCCGCTCTGGTCGTACTCGTCACGCTTGCCCATGCCCTGGCATTTGGTCACCCCAGATACCACCTCCCACTTATTCCCCTCTTTTCAGTCTATGCGGCGCATGCATGGACCATTCGCCAAGAGTTGTGGAACGGACGGCGATCCTGGGCCTTTAAGGCCGCCTCCCTTCTGGCCGGGCTTCTCTTTACGGTCTGGGTCCGTGAGATATTGTTTGTCGAATTCGAGCGATTCGTCGCGGGACTCGGGGGAACATTATGA
- a CDS encoding Sulfotransferase domain protein produces MIAQIKRAIASTTNIHLAGNRPNVFIFSTPRSGSTWLMELILTQPGFKPCNEPFNLWDPDVSQCLARLDITDWADLHTLHGHHAMHTYIQGFCDGRLRFKNPFFYRNYFRLMTHRIVFKILHAGEERINWFRDTFNGRIVFLLRHPIAVSVSRKFYPRLDAFLNTEYSEHFSERQLREARKIIDSGTRLEQGVLDWCLQNAVPLRDATPDWIIISYEQLIIDPRPVLKVLASRLELPIPERMVQRLTIPSASTHKCDEKTKQVLKNRKENNRWVLEKWREKVTEEEERRAMEILEQFNVDLYRFGDPACKLVVS; encoded by the coding sequence ATGATCGCACAGATCAAACGCGCTATCGCATCGACGACCAATATTCATCTGGCCGGCAACAGACCGAATGTGTTCATTTTTTCAACACCAAGAAGCGGCTCGACCTGGCTCATGGAGTTGATCTTAACCCAGCCGGGTTTTAAGCCTTGCAACGAGCCATTCAACCTATGGGACCCGGATGTGTCTCAATGCCTGGCTCGATTGGATATCACCGATTGGGCAGACCTCCACACTCTTCATGGACATCATGCGATGCACACATATATCCAGGGATTTTGCGATGGGCGGCTTCGATTCAAGAATCCGTTCTTCTATCGAAACTACTTTCGTCTGATGACACACCGTATTGTCTTTAAGATCCTTCATGCCGGTGAGGAGCGTATCAACTGGTTTCGGGATACATTTAACGGTCGAATCGTCTTTCTCCTCCGCCACCCGATTGCCGTGAGTGTATCCAGGAAATTCTATCCTCGGCTTGACGCCTTTCTCAACACCGAGTACAGCGAACATTTTTCTGAGAGGCAACTGAGAGAGGCGAGGAAGATTATTGATTCCGGAACCAGGCTCGAGCAGGGTGTGTTGGATTGGTGTCTGCAGAATGCCGTTCCGTTGAGAGATGCGACTCCTGACTGGATCATCATTTCATACGAACAACTTATCATTGATCCGAGGCCCGTGCTGAAGGTTCTGGCAAGTCGATTGGAATTGCCCATACCTGAACGGATGGTGCAGCGGCTCACTATCCCTTCGGCCTCGACCCACAAATGCGATGAAAAGACTAAGCAGGTACTCAAGAATAGGAAAGAGAATAATCGTTGGGTCCTTGAAAAATGGCGTGAAAAAGTCACCGAAGAAGAGGAACGCCGCGCCATGGAGATATTAGAGCAATTCAATGTCGATCTGTATCGGTTCGGTGATCCTGCGTGCAAACTGGTTGTGAGTTAG
- a CDS encoding glutamine amidotransferase, which produces MCGICGKVNRDPDAPVDKGTLHRMAKALAHRGPDSEGFFVNDHVGLAHRRLAIIDLSPDGTQPMSNEDGSIWIVFNGEIYNFHELRDALVRKGHSFRSRTDTEVIVHLYEDLGPEALRALRGMFALAIWDAKHRQLLLARDRLGKKPLYYCAGPSCFAFASELQSLLEDPSIPRVPDLEAIRYYLTYRYVPSPFSAFQGIRKLPPAHYLALKDGQFRVNRYWALRYAEKSHESEGALAERLRGSLEEAVRLRMISDVPIGAFLSGGLDSSAVVALMGRLSGGPVKTFSIGFEEQAFSELPYARAIARRFGTDHHECVVRPDAVGILPLLVRHFGEPFADSTAVPQYYLSKLAREYVTVVLAGDGGDEAFGGYDRYVAAMATRPTDHIPSPMRNGLARVIGRLSKYPLSTPFLQRTGRVLRALSDDPQRRYVRWMSHFDMQQQAAMFSRAFLKQVREIDPERLILDAYKDTDAAHPLDATLDVDVNTYLPDDLLAKVDITSMANSLEVRAPLLDHPLMEFAATLPPSLKIQGLDKKYLLKRAMADLLPAEILNRPKQGFIVPIDRWFRHDLQEMAYDTLLDSRSLGRGYFRPGAVKRLLDEHVGGVQNRHRQLWSLLMLELWHRCFIDQ; this is translated from the coding sequence GTGTGCGGCATTTGCGGCAAAGTCAATCGTGATCCGGACGCGCCTGTGGACAAAGGTACGCTCCACAGGATGGCAAAGGCGCTGGCGCATCGAGGGCCGGACAGCGAGGGTTTCTTTGTGAACGATCATGTGGGCCTTGCACATCGCCGGTTGGCTATCATTGATCTCAGCCCGGACGGCACGCAGCCGATGAGCAACGAGGACGGGTCAATCTGGATCGTGTTCAACGGGGAGATCTACAACTTTCACGAGCTGCGAGACGCCCTGGTACGCAAAGGGCACAGTTTCCGTTCCAGAACCGACACCGAGGTGATCGTTCACCTTTACGAGGATCTGGGCCCTGAGGCCCTTCGCGCGCTCAGGGGGATGTTTGCGCTGGCTATTTGGGATGCGAAACACAGGCAACTCCTGCTGGCCCGGGATCGGCTCGGAAAGAAGCCGCTGTATTATTGTGCGGGGCCCTCCTGCTTTGCGTTTGCCTCTGAACTCCAGTCCCTTCTTGAAGATCCCTCTATTCCGCGTGTGCCAGACTTGGAAGCGATTCGGTACTATCTCACCTATCGGTACGTTCCCTCCCCCTTTAGCGCTTTTCAGGGGATCAGGAAGCTACCGCCGGCCCACTATCTGGCGCTCAAGGACGGGCAATTCCGGGTGAATCGGTACTGGGCTCTTCGCTATGCTGAGAAATCGCATGAGTCGGAGGGGGCTCTGGCGGAGCGTCTCCGGGGATCTCTTGAGGAGGCGGTCCGCCTCAGGATGATCAGCGACGTGCCGATTGGCGCGTTCCTGAGCGGAGGTCTCGATTCCAGCGCAGTGGTCGCCTTAATGGGTCGGTTGAGCGGAGGCCCCGTCAAGACCTTTTCGATCGGATTTGAGGAGCAAGCGTTCTCGGAGCTGCCGTATGCCAGAGCGATCGCCAGACGTTTCGGCACCGATCATCACGAGTGTGTGGTGAGACCCGATGCCGTCGGCATCCTCCCGCTTCTGGTACGCCATTTCGGTGAGCCTTTTGCCGATTCGACAGCGGTCCCTCAGTACTATCTCTCAAAACTGGCCCGCGAGTATGTAACGGTCGTCCTCGCCGGGGACGGGGGCGACGAGGCGTTCGGCGGGTATGACCGCTATGTGGCCGCCATGGCAACTCGACCCACTGACCACATTCCCAGCCCCATGAGAAATGGCCTCGCACGTGTGATCGGGAGGCTGTCGAAGTATCCTCTCTCCACCCCGTTTCTCCAGCGAACGGGACGTGTGCTCCGGGCGCTCAGCGACGATCCTCAGCGACGATATGTCCGGTGGATGAGCCACTTCGACATGCAGCAACAGGCCGCGATGTTTTCCCGTGCCTTCCTCAAACAGGTCCGGGAGATCGATCCGGAGAGGCTGATCCTCGACGCGTATAAGGACACGGATGCCGCCCATCCTCTGGATGCGACCCTCGACGTCGATGTGAATACGTATCTTCCCGACGACCTGCTTGCGAAGGTGGATATTACGTCTATGGCCAACTCATTGGAGGTTCGAGCGCCCCTGCTCGATCACCCGCTGATGGAGTTTGCAGCCACGCTGCCGCCATCGCTCAAGATCCAGGGCCTGGACAAAAAATACCTTCTCAAGCGGGCCATGGCCGATCTCCTCCCTGCGGAGATTCTGAATCGGCCCAAACAGGGGTTCATTGTCCCTATTGACCGTTGGTTCCGGCACGACCTACAGGAGATGGCGTACGATACCCTCCTTGATTCTCGGTCTCTCGGGCGAGGCTACTTCAGGCCGGGCGCGGTGAAAAGACTGTTGGATGAGCATGTCGGCGGCGTGCAAAACCGTCATCGTCAGCTTTGGAGCCT